The following are from one region of the Mycolicibacterium diernhoferi genome:
- a CDS encoding prolyl oligopeptidase family serine peptidase, translating into MASVDPADPYLWLEDVTGDDALDWVRRHNDPTLSDLGDEEFEAMRAEALEVLDTDARIPYVRRRGEHLYNFWRDEANPRGLWRRTTLDSYLTDAPDWEVVIDVDELARADDTNWVWAGADVIEPDHSRALISLSRGGADAVVVREFDMQTQEFMSGGFELPEAKTQICWEDEDTVLVGTDFGAGSLTDSGYARLVKRWRRGTALADAVQVFAGEQADVIVAASVDRTPGFERTMISRAVDFFNDEIYELRGDELLRIDAPTDATVSVHHDWLLIELRTDWDEYAAGSLLAASYAEFVAGARNLTVVFEPDARTSLHQYSWTRDKLVVVTLADVASRVQIFTPGGWTAEDLDGVPANTNTVIVAADSYGDEIFLDSSGFVTPSQLLHGTPDGPVTPVKQAPGFFDATGIEVSQHFATSADGTRVPYFVVGRPGSDGPTLLGGYGGFEVSRTPGYDGVLGRLWLARGGTYVLANIRGGGEYGPSWHTQAMREGRHLVDEDFAAVAKDLVDRGVTTVARLGAQGGSNGGLLMGIMLTRYPELFGALVCSVPLLDMKRFHLLLAGASWVAEYGNPDDPADWEFISKYSPYQNISADRRYPPILITTSTRDDRVHPGHARKMTAALEAAGHPVSYYENIEGGHGGAADNSQAAFRSALIYRYLWKTIGA; encoded by the coding sequence GTGGCTTCCGTAGACCCTGCCGACCCGTACCTCTGGCTCGAAGACGTGACCGGTGACGACGCCCTGGACTGGGTGCGCCGACACAATGACCCGACGCTGTCCGACCTCGGCGACGAGGAGTTCGAGGCGATGCGCGCCGAGGCGCTGGAGGTCCTCGATACCGACGCCCGCATCCCCTATGTGCGCCGGCGCGGGGAGCACCTCTACAACTTCTGGCGCGACGAGGCCAATCCGCGCGGGTTGTGGCGGCGGACCACGCTGGACAGCTACCTGACCGACGCCCCGGACTGGGAGGTGGTCATCGATGTCGACGAGCTCGCCCGAGCCGACGACACGAACTGGGTGTGGGCGGGCGCCGATGTCATCGAGCCCGACCATTCGCGGGCCCTGATCAGCCTCTCGCGCGGGGGTGCCGACGCCGTCGTGGTGCGCGAATTCGACATGCAGACGCAGGAATTCATGTCCGGCGGCTTCGAACTCCCGGAGGCCAAGACCCAGATCTGCTGGGAGGACGAGGACACCGTGCTGGTGGGCACCGACTTCGGTGCCGGATCGCTGACGGATTCGGGTTATGCCCGGCTGGTCAAGCGGTGGCGGCGCGGCACCGCGTTGGCGGATGCCGTGCAGGTGTTCGCGGGCGAGCAGGCCGATGTGATCGTGGCGGCCTCGGTGGACCGCACCCCGGGTTTCGAGCGGACCATGATCAGCCGGGCCGTCGACTTCTTCAACGACGAGATCTACGAACTGCGCGGCGATGAGTTGCTGCGCATCGACGCCCCCACCGATGCCACCGTGTCGGTGCATCACGACTGGCTGCTGATCGAGCTGCGCACCGACTGGGACGAGTACGCGGCCGGTTCACTGCTGGCCGCGAGCTACGCCGAGTTCGTCGCGGGCGCCCGGAACCTCACGGTGGTGTTCGAGCCGGACGCCCGGACCAGCCTGCATCAGTACTCGTGGACGCGGGACAAGCTCGTCGTGGTCACCCTCGCCGATGTGGCCAGCCGGGTGCAGATCTTCACCCCGGGTGGGTGGACGGCCGAGGATCTCGACGGTGTTCCCGCGAACACGAACACCGTGATCGTGGCCGCCGATTCGTACGGCGACGAGATCTTCCTGGATTCAAGTGGCTTCGTGACTCCGTCGCAGCTGCTGCACGGCACGCCGGACGGACCGGTCACGCCGGTGAAGCAGGCTCCCGGCTTCTTCGACGCGACCGGTATCGAGGTCTCCCAGCATTTCGCGACCTCCGCCGACGGCACCCGGGTGCCCTACTTCGTGGTCGGCAGGCCCGGGTCGGACGGGCCGACGCTGCTCGGCGGGTACGGCGGCTTCGAGGTGTCCCGGACGCCGGGGTACGACGGCGTGCTCGGCCGGCTGTGGCTGGCGCGCGGCGGAACCTATGTGCTGGCCAACATCCGCGGCGGCGGTGAGTACGGGCCGAGCTGGCACACCCAGGCGATGCGCGAGGGGCGTCACCTGGTGGACGAGGATTTCGCCGCGGTGGCAAAGGATCTGGTGGATCGCGGTGTCACCACGGTGGCCCGGCTGGGCGCCCAGGGCGGCAGCAACGGCGGTCTGCTGATGGGCATCATGCTGACCCGCTACCCGGAACTGTTCGGCGCGCTGGTGTGCAGCGTGCCGCTGCTGGACATGAAGCGCTTCCACCTGCTGCTGGCCGGGGCGTCCTGGGTGGCCGAGTACGGCAACCCCGACGATCCGGCCGACTGGGAGTTCATCTCGAAATACTCGCCGTACCAGAACATCTCGGCCGATCGCCGCTATCCCCCGATCCTGATCACCACCTCCACCCGAGATGACCGGGTGCACCCGGGGCATGCCCGCAAGATGACGGCGGCCTTGGAGGCGGCCGGTCACCCGGTGAGCTACTACGAGAACATCGAGGGCGGGCACGGAGGCGCGGCCGACAATTCGCAGGCCGCGTTCCGTTCCGCGTTGATCTACCGGTATCTGTGGAAGACCATCGGGGCCTGA
- a CDS encoding cyclopropane mycolic acid synthase family methyltransferase has protein sequence MPEKLVPHFEDVQAHYDLSDEFFALFLDRTRTYSCAYFEREDMTLEEAQLAKIDLALGKLGLQPGMTLLDIGCGWGATMRRAIERYDVNVIGLTLSKNQAAHVQQTFDAIDSPRDRRVLLQGWEQFDEPVDRIVSIGAFEHFGFDRYPDFFRMAYDALPPDGVMLLHTICAFNPAKAAENGIPVTFELARFVKFIITEIFPGGRLPSIEMVQEKSAEGGFTLTREQSLRLHYARTLDTWAESLQARRDEAIEIQSQEVYDRYMKYLTGCAKLFRARQTDVVQFTLEKG, from the coding sequence ATGCCGGAAAAGCTGGTACCGCATTTCGAGGACGTTCAGGCCCACTACGACCTGTCGGACGAGTTCTTCGCACTGTTCCTGGACCGTACCCGGACCTACAGTTGCGCCTACTTCGAGCGCGAGGACATGACGCTGGAAGAGGCCCAGCTGGCGAAGATCGACCTGGCGCTGGGCAAGCTGGGCTTGCAACCCGGGATGACGCTGCTGGATATCGGCTGCGGTTGGGGTGCGACCATGCGACGCGCCATCGAGCGCTACGACGTCAACGTCATCGGCCTGACGTTGTCCAAGAATCAGGCCGCCCACGTACAACAGACCTTCGACGCGATCGATTCGCCACGGGACCGGCGGGTGCTGCTACAGGGCTGGGAGCAGTTCGACGAGCCGGTGGACCGGATCGTCTCGATCGGCGCCTTCGAGCACTTCGGCTTCGACCGGTACCCGGACTTCTTCCGGATGGCCTACGACGCGCTGCCTCCGGACGGGGTGATGCTGCTGCACACGATCTGCGCGTTCAATCCCGCGAAGGCCGCCGAGAACGGCATCCCGGTGACGTTCGAACTGGCCCGGTTCGTGAAGTTCATCATCACCGAGATCTTCCCGGGCGGCCGGTTGCCGTCGATCGAGATGGTGCAGGAGAAGTCCGCCGAGGGTGGGTTCACCCTGACCCGCGAGCAGTCGCTGCGCCTGCACTATGCCCGCACCCTGGATACCTGGGCGGAGTCCCTGCAGGCCCGCCGCGACGAGGCGATCGAGATCCAGTCCCAAGAGGTCTACGACCGCTACATGAAGTACCTGACCGGCTGCGCCAAGTTGTTCCGGGCCCGCCAGACCGACGTCGTGCAGTTCACCCTCGAGAAGGGCTGA
- a CDS encoding DUF779 domain-containing protein: protein MTSRVLITAAAADLLQSLQNRHGALMFHQSGGCCDGSSPMCYPNGDFIVGDRDVLLGILDVGDGVPVWISGPQFEAWKHTQLIIDVVPGRGGGFSLESPEGMRFLSRGRVYSEQENTDLAAQPPITGAQYEAGARPEHKGTRIVDEASEEAALACAIPDRAG from the coding sequence ATGACCAGCCGAGTCCTGATCACCGCGGCTGCCGCGGATCTGCTGCAGTCGTTGCAGAACCGGCACGGCGCCTTGATGTTTCACCAGTCCGGCGGATGTTGTGATGGATCCTCGCCGATGTGTTACCCGAACGGCGACTTCATCGTGGGGGATCGCGACGTTCTGCTGGGCATCCTCGACGTCGGCGACGGGGTCCCGGTGTGGATCTCCGGACCGCAGTTCGAAGCCTGGAAGCACACCCAGTTGATCATCGATGTGGTGCCGGGCCGCGGCGGGGGATTCAGCCTGGAGTCCCCCGAGGGCATGCGCTTCCTGAGTCGTGGCCGGGTGTACTCCGAGCAGGAGAACACCGACCTGGCGGCGCAGCCGCCGATCACCGGCGCCCAGTACGAGGCCGGCGCGCGGCCGGAGCACAAGGGCACCCGCATCGTCGACGAGGCCTCCGAGGAAGCGGCGCTGGCCTGCGCGATCCCGGACCGCGCCGGCTAG